One segment of Nitrospirota bacterium DNA contains the following:
- a CDS encoding prepilin-type N-terminal cleavage/methylation domain-containing protein — MAHDGHRTTPHEDGFTLLEVLLAIALLAIALPILLGLRNFDLGLQERASELTSATLLAQEKLLETELSGQYAIGETSGEFLNLPLGAQTAIQAVPRAIGYRWKRTIAPTPLELIREIRIKVSWLRGELEESLEVSTYVFAGRSTF; from the coding sequence ATGGCCCACGATGGACATCGAACCACGCCTCACGAAGATGGATTCACGCTGCTCGAAGTGCTACTCGCCATCGCCCTGCTGGCGATCGCGCTCCCGATTCTTCTCGGCCTTAGAAATTTCGACCTGGGCCTTCAAGAGAGAGCGTCCGAACTGACCTCCGCCACCCTGCTGGCCCAGGAGAAACTATTGGAGACCGAACTCTCGGGACAATATGCCATCGGGGAAACCAGCGGAGAGTTCCTGAACCTCCCGCTTGGCGCCCAAACCGCCATCCAAGCAGTTCCACGAGCGATCGGGTACAGATGGAAACGGACGATCGCCCCCACTCCATTGGAGTTGATTCGGGAGATCCGGATCAAAGTCTCGTGGCTGCGGGGCGAGCTGGAAGAATCACTAGAGGTCAGCACCTATGTCTTTGCCGGCCGTTCCACTTTCTAA